In Oscillatoria acuminata PCC 6304, a single window of DNA contains:
- a CDS encoding DUF433 domain-containing protein, whose translation MATKALSRYVNRNPEILGGEPIITGTRTSVRAIVGLWRMGIMPEDILSHLPHLTLAQVFDALSFYLDNQGEINEYIENNRVPDELVHPSVKSVLSTL comes from the coding sequence ATGGCGACTAAAGCCCTGTCACGGTATGTTAATCGCAACCCTGAGATTTTAGGCGGAGAACCTATTATCACCGGCACTCGGACATCAGTTCGCGCCATTGTGGGGCTATGGCGGATGGGCATTATGCCAGAAGACATTCTCAGCCATTTGCCTCATCTAACTTTAGCACAAGTGTTTGATGCTTTGAGTTTTTATCTCGATAATCAAGGGGAAATTAATGAGTACATCGAAAACAATCGAGTACCTGATGAATTAGTCCATCCATCTG
- a CDS encoding Txe/YoeB family addiction module toxin — translation MSPKKKKQANETPTNHISGYFPVFSPDFKADLAWWYRTEPKKGDKILDLVADILNGEPFTGLGKPEPLKYIAPDTWSRRIDLEHRLVYKVTENKVYFLQARYHYESD, via the coding sequence TTGAGTCCTAAAAAGAAAAAACAAGCCAATGAAACCCCTACCAATCATATTTCAGGTTATTTTCCTGTATTTAGTCCCGATTTTAAAGCAGATTTAGCTTGGTGGTATCGCACTGAACCAAAAAAAGGGGATAAAATCCTAGATTTAGTCGCAGACATCCTTAATGGTGAACCGTTTACCGGGTTAGGAAAACCTGAACCGCTAAAATATATTGCCCCAGATACTTGGTCAAGACGCATTGATTTAGAGCATCGTTTAGTTTACAAAGTAACAGAAAATAAGGTTTATTTTTTACAAGCCCGGTATCATTATGAATCAGATTAA
- a CDS encoding type II toxin-antitoxin system Phd/YefM family antitoxin gives MMLSKETTYSQARMNLATILDEVCDERQIVVIKRRNQKNVALIAEDELESLLECVYLLRSPENAKRLFRALEWSENSTATPQTVAELKEELGIES, from the coding sequence ATGATGTTAAGCAAAGAAACCACTTATTCCCAAGCGAGAATGAATTTAGCCACTATTTTGGATGAAGTGTGTGATGAGCGTCAGATTGTGGTCATTAAGCGCCGCAATCAGAAAAATGTGGCGTTAATTGCCGAAGATGAGCTAGAGAGTTTATTAGAATGTGTCTATTTACTGCGATCGCCCGAAAATGCGAAACGTTTATTTCGGGCTTTAGAATGGTCAGAAAATAGCACCGCCACTCCTCAAACGGTAGCTGAATTAAAAGAGGAGTTAGGAATTGAGTCCTAA
- the abc-f gene encoding ribosomal protection-like ABC-F family protein, whose protein sequence is MEKTRNTRNTVVLWGENLAYTVEQTRTLFSGVNVTVEQGDRIALVGANGSGKSTLMQLLVGQVQPPRGSVVRRGSIYYLPQVGTLRQIEQEQTIFQFLSALYEEWWRIDELLGTQFNTQFDLSLPLHRLSGGELTKLFLAVGLAQAPDVLLLDEPTNHLDLLTLESLRASLDQFPGAFIIVSHKPFFLDQVVTTTWELTPQGVNVYGGDYSFYREQKRIALAAARRSHEVAKKALKHAKITALAEQKRAAQSQKRGEQKAESGSMGKMAKHYFANRASSTAGKAAEKNEATLAQAAQKVAETKIKTVKATNIQLEEKSLKRKTLVEIDNASLKVGDRLLIENFGLHLGSGDRVVIAGPNGSGKSTLIKALFNPDGVGVLEAEQMRLAPAMTVVYLDQNYGFVNRQQTILENMQSANPQLSYQLLRQQLGHFLFFNDEVYKSAAVLSGGELARLAIAMISISEIDLLILDEPTNNLDIETVEEMIQGINDYQGAIWVISHDLDFLSQIQINQAFKIKDQSLQPTTFLPQDTEAYYQELLYV, encoded by the coding sequence ATGGAAAAAACGAGAAATACCAGAAATACCGTTGTTTTATGGGGTGAGAATTTAGCCTATACGGTTGAGCAAACCCGCACCCTGTTTTCCGGGGTGAATGTGACGGTGGAACAAGGCGATCGCATTGCCTTAGTCGGCGCGAACGGCAGCGGTAAGTCTACCCTGATGCAGCTATTAGTCGGACAGGTTCAACCCCCGAGGGGTTCTGTTGTGCGTCGGGGTTCTATCTATTACTTGCCCCAAGTCGGCACCCTGCGTCAAATCGAGCAAGAACAGACCATTTTTCAGTTCCTCAGCGCCCTCTATGAGGAATGGTGGCGCATTGATGAGCTTTTAGGGACTCAATTTAATACCCAGTTTGACTTATCCTTGCCTCTACACCGCTTGAGTGGGGGAGAATTAACCAAGCTCTTTCTCGCAGTGGGTTTAGCCCAAGCGCCGGACGTTTTGCTGTTGGATGAACCCACCAATCACCTTGATTTACTCACTTTAGAGAGTCTGCGCGCCAGCCTGGATCAATTTCCGGGGGCTTTTATCATTGTTTCTCACAAGCCCTTTTTTCTCGATCAGGTGGTGACAACAACTTGGGAATTAACGCCCCAAGGGGTGAATGTTTATGGGGGCGATTATTCCTTTTATCGAGAACAGAAACGGATTGCTCTAGCGGCGGCAAGGCGATCGCATGAGGTCGCCAAAAAAGCCTTAAAACACGCTAAAATCACCGCCCTAGCTGAACAAAAACGAGCCGCACAATCTCAGAAACGGGGTGAACAAAAAGCCGAGAGTGGCAGTATGGGTAAGATGGCAAAACATTATTTTGCCAATCGCGCTTCCTCCACCGCAGGCAAGGCAGCGGAAAAAAATGAGGCAACCCTTGCCCAAGCCGCGCAAAAGGTGGCTGAGACGAAAATTAAAACGGTCAAAGCGACGAATATCCAACTGGAAGAAAAAAGCCTGAAACGGAAAACTCTGGTTGAAATTGACAATGCCTCACTCAAAGTAGGCGATCGCCTGTTAATCGAGAATTTTGGGTTGCATCTGGGTTCGGGCGATCGCGTGGTCATCGCCGGTCCCAATGGTTCTGGAAAATCCACCCTGATTAAAGCCCTGTTTAACCCTGACGGGGTGGGCGTTCTAGAAGCAGAGCAAATGCGACTCGCCCCAGCCATGACGGTCGTTTATCTCGACCAGAACTATGGATTTGTGAACCGTCAGCAAACGATATTAGAAAATATGCAGTCCGCTAATCCCCAGTTATCCTATCAACTGTTAAGGCAACAGTTAGGGCATTTTCTGTTCTTTAACGATGAGGTGTATAAGTCGGCGGCGGTGTTAAGTGGGGGAGAATTAGCCCGATTAGCGATCGCCATGATCAGTATTTCCGAAATTGATTTACTGATTCTCGATGAACCCACCAACAATCTAGACATTGAAACCGTAGAAGAAATGATTCAAGGGATTAATGACTATCAAGGCGCAATTTGGGTAATTTCCCATGATTTGGACTTTTTGAGCCAAATCCAAATTAATCAAGCCTTTAAGATTAAGGACCAATCCCTGCAACCCACTACATTTTTACCCCAAGACACCGAGGCTTATTATCAAGAATTACTGTATGTCTAA
- a CDS encoding type II toxin-antitoxin system VapC family toxin has protein sequence MKLLIDTHIFLWFINDSPHLSQNAIDLLESDTDILLSIASLWEIAIKVNLKKLTLPDVYEKFIPEQIAKNTIQMMPVTIAHLNIVAKLPLHHRDPFDRLLVSQAISENIPIISADIKFDDYGINRLW, from the coding sequence ATGAAACTCCTCATCGATACTCATATATTTCTATGGTTCATCAACGATAGCCCTCATCTCAGTCAGAATGCCATTGATTTATTAGAATCGGATACGGATATACTGCTGAGTATTGCCAGCTTGTGGGAAATTGCCATTAAAGTTAATTTGAAAAAACTAACTTTGCCCGATGTCTATGAAAAATTTATTCCCGAACAAATTGCCAAAAACACTATTCAGATGATGCCGGTGACGATCGCGCATTTAAACATTGTCGCGAAACTCCCGTTACATCACCGGGATCCATTTGATAGACTGTTGGTATCTCAAGCAATCTCAGAAAACATTCCCATCATTAGTGCTGATATTAAATTTGACGACTATGGCATTAATCGCCTCTGGTAA
- a CDS encoding type II toxin-antitoxin system Phd/YefM family antitoxin, with amino-acid sequence MQKVDITQATTQISSWLESALKGEEIIITQNNQPILKLSQFPQVAKKRQRGSAKGQIWMSPDFDEPLEDFQEYM; translated from the coding sequence ATGCAGAAAGTTGACATTACCCAAGCAACAACGCAGATTTCTTCTTGGCTTGAATCTGCCTTAAAGGGTGAAGAAATCATCATTACTCAAAACAATCAACCGATTCTGAAACTGAGCCAGTTTCCCCAAGTGGCAAAAAAGCGGCAAAGGGGCAGCGCCAAAGGTCAAATTTGGATGTCTCCAGATTTTGATGAACCCTTAGAAGATTTTCAGGAATATATGTAA
- a CDS encoding DUF3318 domain-containing protein: MDPSAEIFRLLDLMPASGRMLCKIVNKPQQSTAIASSFPLPWARERPIYINFDLWRKLSRPQRDLLLLRTVSWLLGVKWFKPDLYQGVVIAGLLGTLVELVEGDAVGVVTAGGLTALAGVQIWRSTHRSDREIEADQAAIQIALRRGYNEPDAARHLLSAIETVATLEGRPGLDFMELIRVQNLRAIAGLSAVGIPEDGIRE, encoded by the coding sequence ATGGATCCATCAGCCGAAATCTTCCGCTTATTAGACTTGATGCCTGCATCGGGTCGGATGCTGTGCAAAATTGTCAATAAACCGCAACAATCCACGGCGATCGCGAGTTCCTTTCCCCTGCCTTGGGCGAGGGAACGACCGATTTATATTAACTTTGACCTCTGGCGCAAATTATCCAGGCCCCAAAGAGACTTGTTACTCCTGAGAACCGTTAGCTGGTTATTGGGGGTGAAATGGTTTAAACCGGACTTATATCAAGGGGTTGTGATTGCTGGATTGTTAGGCACTCTGGTCGAACTCGTGGAAGGAGATGCGGTGGGAGTGGTTACTGCTGGGGGGTTAACGGCCCTAGCAGGGGTTCAAATTTGGCGAAGCACCCACCGCAGCGATCGCGAAATTGAGGCGGATCAGGCGGCGATTCAAATTGCCCTGAGAAGAGGCTATAACGAACCGGACGCTGCTAGACATCTGTTGAGTGCGATCGAGACTGTCGCCACCCTAGAAGGTAGACCCGGGTTAGATTTTATGGAACTGATTCGCGTCCAAAACTTACGGGCGATCGCTGGACTTTCCGCTGTCGGTATTCCCGAAGATGGGATTCGAGAATAG
- a CDS encoding glycosyltransferase, with translation MEISPALHPSHIPPALSPIDVSVVVPIHNEVESLPHLISAIAQALSDAQLNYELICVDDGSTDGSTEVLRQEAQKRNDLVAVILRRNYGQTAAMAAGFKSARSPIIVTLDGDLQNDPADIPELVMKLNEGYDLVSGWRKNRQDAALTRLLPSKIANIMIGKVTGVNLHDYGCSLKAYRTEIVADMNLYGELHRFLPALAFIEGARIIEIPVRHHARRYGKSKYGLGRTIRVLMDLLTVFFMKKFLTRPMHVFGGFGIISMVLGFVLGLYLTILKLGFGASIGDRPLLILAVVLLLAGVQLFSFGLLAELLMRTYHESQQRPIYRIREVIEPAPR, from the coding sequence ATGGAAATTTCACCCGCTTTGCACCCTTCCCACATCCCACCGGCACTTTCCCCCATAGATGTATCCGTCGTAGTCCCTATTCATAACGAGGTGGAGAGTCTGCCGCATCTAATCAGTGCGATCGCCCAGGCCCTAAGTGATGCTCAACTCAATTATGAACTGATCTGCGTGGATGATGGCTCCACCGATGGCTCCACGGAAGTGCTCAGACAAGAAGCACAAAAGCGAAATGACCTAGTAGCAGTGATTTTGCGCCGCAACTATGGTCAAACGGCGGCAATGGCAGCGGGATTTAAGTCGGCGCGATCGCCGATTATCGTCACCTTGGATGGGGATTTGCAAAATGACCCCGCCGATATTCCTGAACTGGTGATGAAATTAAATGAGGGATATGATCTCGTCAGTGGTTGGCGTAAAAATCGTCAAGATGCGGCCCTCACTCGCTTGCTTCCTTCTAAAATTGCTAATATCATGATTGGCAAAGTAACCGGGGTAAATTTGCACGATTACGGATGTTCTTTGAAGGCATACCGCACGGAAATTGTGGCGGATATGAATCTGTACGGAGAGTTACATCGGTTTTTACCCGCCTTGGCATTTATTGAAGGGGCGAGAATTATCGAAATTCCAGTCCGTCACCATGCGCGACGCTATGGGAAAAGTAAGTACGGATTAGGCCGAACCATTCGGGTCTTGATGGATTTATTAACGGTTTTCTTTATGAAGAAATTTCTCACCCGTCCTATGCACGTCTTTGGCGGGTTTGGGATTATTTCTATGGTCTTAGGTTTTGTACTAGGATTGTATTTAACCATTCTTAAACTCGGATTTGGGGCAAGTATTGGCGATCGCCCCTTACTGATTTTGGCCGTAGTCCTGCTTCTGGCTGGGGTGCAATTGTTTAGTTTTGGCCTCTTGGCTGAGTTATTGATGCGAACCTATCACGAATCTCAGCAACGCCCGATTTATCGGATTCGTGAAGTTATCGAACCCGCGCCCCGATAA
- the cofH gene encoding 7,8-didemethyl-8-hydroxy-5-deazariboflavin synthase subunit CofH has protein sequence MTLKTVDAILSNALAGTDIFPAEAVILLQQTEPKQVTAIAQVADELRQKQVGNRVTYVINRNINFTNICEQHCSFCAFRRDADEEGAFWLDWGKILEKTTDAVQRGATEICMQGGLHLEAKIDGKSLSYYLKLVKTIKDAFPDLHLHAFSPQEVQFIAREDQITYEETIAALQEAGVGSMPGTAAEVLDDRIRNIICPEKINSETWLEIVSTAHRLGLPTTSTMLCGHIETPQQQIDHLEQLRSLQQTACDRHYPAQITEFILLPFVGEQAPAPLRRRVGRDQPILVNTLLLTAVSRIFLGNWIPNHQPSWVKLGLEGATTALNWGCNDIGGTLMEEHITTMAGAKGGSCMEPETLRSAITAINRPYQQRDTLYHPITAPICA, from the coding sequence ATGACTTTAAAAACTGTTGATGCTATTCTATCCAATGCTTTAGCGGGAACCGATATTTTTCCAGCAGAAGCCGTGATATTACTCCAGCAAACCGAACCGAAACAGGTGACTGCCATTGCGCAAGTTGCGGACGAACTCCGGCAGAAACAAGTGGGCAATCGGGTCACCTATGTAATTAACCGGAATATTAACTTTACCAACATCTGCGAGCAACATTGTAGTTTCTGTGCCTTTCGTCGCGATGCGGATGAAGAAGGAGCATTTTGGTTAGATTGGGGAAAAATTCTGGAAAAAACAACGGATGCGGTGCAACGGGGGGCGACAGAAATTTGTATGCAGGGTGGCTTGCATTTGGAGGCTAAAATTGATGGAAAATCTTTGTCCTATTATTTGAAGTTGGTGAAGACCATTAAAGATGCATTTCCTGATTTACACTTGCACGCTTTTTCTCCCCAAGAAGTTCAGTTTATTGCTCGTGAAGACCAGATCACCTATGAAGAGACGATCGCCGCGTTGCAAGAGGCGGGAGTGGGTTCCATGCCGGGAACCGCTGCGGAAGTCTTGGACGATCGCATCCGAAATATTATTTGCCCGGAAAAAATTAATAGCGAAACTTGGCTAGAAATTGTCAGTACAGCCCATCGTCTAGGATTACCCACCACCAGTACGATGTTATGCGGACATATTGAAACACCACAACAACAAATCGACCATTTGGAACAATTGCGATCGCTCCAACAAACTGCCTGCGATCGCCACTATCCCGCCCAAATCACCGAATTTATTTTACTCCCCTTTGTGGGAGAACAAGCCCCCGCCCCCTTGCGCCGTCGCGTCGGTCGAGATCAACCGATTCTCGTCAATACTTTGCTCCTCACTGCGGTTTCCCGAATCTTCCTCGGCAACTGGATTCCTAATCATCAACCGAGTTGGGTGAAACTCGGATTAGAGGGGGCAACAACAGCCCTCAATTGGGGATGCAATGATATTGGCGGCACCTTAATGGAGGAACATATTACAACAATGGCTGGAGCAAAAGGGGGAAGCTGTATGGAACCAGAAACCCTGCGATCGGCAATTACTGCAATTAACCGCCCGTACCAACAACGAGATACCCTCTATCACCCCATAACTGCCCCCATTTGTGCTTAA
- a CDS encoding DUF3352 domain-containing protein: MSETKSETQDTKETPKLKLEKQKVSIGIAAVAAVLLLGGAITAFWAIAQKRPLPEIPVGAELIPEDALMTLSLTTDAGQWQRMREFGTTESQQLLNNYLVQLRDRYLTANGFQYEQDIQPWVGSEVTLGFLPPFPVNAAEENNEMVPSPAAFSGRQSLLMVLPIANPSRAKQILESAQPPQGGRWVPRTYKNIEIKETQGVPDENRFSVTVIDGRYLAIAKDSETINRAIDTFLGGPSIVDAPGAIAAWQKIETPRPFGRFYVNVPVAAAVASLNSDLSVPNEIAQQQQHQGFATSITLKPEGIAFDTVAWLKPNSERKYAVENNAKTMTMRLPADTLMMMSGGNLQRVWQDYSQGVAINPLAPINPEWLQTALRNTTTLDLEKDLLPWMQGEFSLAMLPPPENNPSFFPVGVVFMVQASDRRAGEATFSKLDQVMSEQYNFRIESVQGDTQPLVQWTTENGSVRVTHGWLDGNVAFISVLAPVAERIAPKPQTPLGMSQQFQSVVPLELTPNNGHFFMDMERSLNTNTPAWVQLPPQQQIAINAMRAIGVTAAMENQRTSRYQVFVAMKKAGRPEPLPPATLPSAQPSTPSLAPEAPPTPEAQTPGTPE; the protein is encoded by the coding sequence ATGTCTGAGACTAAATCTGAGACCCAAGACACCAAAGAGACTCCAAAACTCAAACTGGAGAAACAGAAAGTTTCCATCGGGATCGCTGCTGTTGCTGCCGTTTTGTTACTCGGTGGCGCGATTACGGCATTCTGGGCGATCGCCCAAAAACGGCCTTTACCCGAGATTCCAGTGGGTGCCGAACTAATCCCTGAAGATGCTTTGATGACCCTTTCCCTGACCACCGATGCGGGACAGTGGCAAAGAATGCGCGAATTTGGCACAACCGAAAGCCAACAGTTGCTGAATAATTACTTGGTGCAGTTGCGCGATCGCTACCTCACCGCCAATGGATTCCAGTATGAACAAGACATTCAACCTTGGGTGGGTTCCGAAGTTACCCTGGGGTTTTTACCCCCCTTCCCGGTGAATGCCGCTGAGGAAAATAACGAAATGGTGCCATCTCCGGCAGCATTTTCGGGCCGCCAGTCTCTGCTGATGGTGTTACCGATCGCCAATCCCAGTCGCGCCAAGCAAATTCTAGAATCCGCCCAACCTCCACAAGGCGGCAGATGGGTCCCTCGGACCTACAAAAATATAGAAATTAAAGAAACCCAAGGGGTGCCGGATGAGAATCGCTTTTCAGTTACTGTGATTGATGGCCGTTATTTAGCGATCGCCAAGGATAGTGAAACCATCAACCGCGCCATCGACACCTTCCTCGGCGGACCCTCCATCGTCGATGCACCCGGTGCGATCGCCGCATGGCAAAAAATCGAAACCCCCCGACCCTTTGGCCGTTTTTATGTCAACGTCCCCGTCGCCGCTGCCGTTGCCTCATTAAACTCCGATCTCTCCGTTCCCAATGAAATTGCCCAGCAGCAACAACACCAAGGATTCGCCACCAGTATCACCCTCAAACCCGAAGGGATTGCCTTTGATACAGTGGCATGGCTCAAACCAAATAGCGAACGGAAATATGCCGTCGAAAATAATGCCAAAACCATGACGATGCGCCTCCCTGCGGACACCTTAATGATGATGTCCGGAGGAAATTTACAGCGAGTCTGGCAAGATTATAGCCAAGGGGTGGCCATTAATCCCCTGGCACCGATTAATCCCGAGTGGTTGCAAACGGCACTCCGCAATACCACGACCCTAGATTTAGAAAAAGACTTACTCCCCTGGATGCAGGGGGAATTTTCCCTAGCGATGCTGCCACCGCCAGAAAACAATCCCTCGTTTTTTCCCGTCGGGGTGGTATTTATGGTCCAAGCGAGCGATCGCCGTGCGGGGGAGGCGACTTTTTCTAAGCTGGATCAGGTGATGAGCGAACAATATAACTTCAGAATTGAATCGGTCCAGGGTGACACACAACCCCTTGTTCAATGGACGACCGAAAATGGTTCCGTGAGAGTCACCCATGGCTGGTTAGATGGGAATGTGGCTTTTATCAGCGTTTTGGCCCCGGTTGCGGAGAGGATCGCACCCAAACCGCAAACTCCCCTGGGCATGAGTCAGCAATTCCAAAGCGTAGTCCCGTTAGAGCTAACTCCTAACAACGGCCATTTTTTCATGGATATGGAACGGAGTCTGAATACCAATACTCCTGCTTGGGTACAACTTCCCCCTCAACAACAAATCGCTATTAATGCGATGCGGGCGATCGGGGTCACTGCTGCCATGGAAAACCAACGGACCAGTCGTTATCAAGTGTTTGTGGCTATGAAAAAAGCGGGTAGACCCGAACCTCTCCCCCCTGCCACCCTTCCCAGCGCACAACCTTCTACCCCCTCTCTTGCGCCTGAAGCACCACCGACTCCAGAGGCACAGACTCCTGGTACCCCTGAGTAA
- the ccsB gene encoding c-type cytochrome biogenesis protein CcsB: protein MDLSSLQNWLDNTSFCVLFITMLLYWIGAAFPGIPALWPLGTSGMAIANLCIATLLGARWIEAGYFPLSNLYESLFFLVWGITTIHLIAENMSRSRLVGVATSPVAMAITAFAALTLPGEMQQSAPLVPALKSNWLMMHVSVMMLSYATLMVGSLLAIAFLFVTRGQNIELRGSSIGNGSYRSDRYRLQRAGTPIPAVEGPTPTPEFATGFSGNNNGKGLGGNVALLDVVQVDSNAQPATPTLQPALSPQRLSLADTLDNISYRIIGLGFPLLTIGIIAGGVWANEAWGSYWSWDPKETWALITWLVFAAYLHARITRGWQGRKPAILAAAGFVVVWICYLGVNLLGKGLHSYGWFF from the coding sequence GTGGATCTCAGTAGCCTTCAGAATTGGCTAGACAATACATCCTTCTGCGTCCTATTCATCACCATGTTGTTGTATTGGATAGGTGCAGCATTTCCGGGAATTCCCGCTTTATGGCCCTTGGGGACCAGTGGCATGGCGATCGCCAATCTCTGCATCGCCACCCTCCTGGGCGCAAGGTGGATCGAAGCGGGATATTTTCCCTTAAGTAACCTCTATGAATCTCTATTTTTCCTCGTCTGGGGAATTACCACGATTCATCTAATTGCCGAAAATATGAGCCGCAGTCGGTTAGTTGGGGTTGCCACTTCCCCCGTGGCAATGGCGATTACGGCATTTGCCGCCCTCACGTTACCCGGGGAAATGCAGCAATCGGCACCCCTCGTCCCGGCGTTGAAATCTAACTGGTTAATGATGCACGTCAGCGTCATGATGCTCAGTTATGCCACCTTGATGGTGGGTTCTTTGCTGGCGATCGCCTTCTTATTTGTGACTCGCGGTCAAAATATCGAATTGCGGGGGAGTTCCATTGGCAATGGGTCCTATCGCAGCGATCGCTACCGCCTCCAACGTGCAGGAACCCCCATTCCAGCAGTCGAAGGTCCAACCCCCACCCCTGAATTTGCCACCGGATTCTCCGGCAACAACAATGGCAAGGGTCTCGGTGGCAACGTTGCCTTGCTTGATGTTGTGCAAGTAGACAGCAACGCACAACCCGCTACCCCAACCCTCCAACCCGCCCTCTCTCCCCAACGCCTCAGTCTCGCCGACACCTTGGATAACATCAGTTATCGGATTATCGGACTCGGATTTCCCCTCCTCACCATCGGTATCATCGCCGGTGGTGTTTGGGCAAACGAAGCATGGGGTTCCTACTGGAGTTGGGACCCCAAAGAAACCTGGGCATTAATTACCTGGTTAGTCTTTGCTGCCTATCTTCATGCGCGCATTACCCGAGGTTGGCAAGGACGAAAACCAGCAATTTTAGCTGCTGCTGGGTTTGTCGTAGTCTGGATCTGTTATCTTGGGGTCAATCTTTTGGGTAAAGGGCTGCATTCCTACGGTTGGTTTTTCTAA
- a CDS encoding KGK domain-containing protein, with protein sequence MDQRFETLGNEDVLSTSGSNLMFQCTFKVSELMDLLQTKLEEESLFTEGLECEVLSPGKYWQRGKVQLRLEFCPEESNPVQNHLSGFTEPSTIKHE encoded by the coding sequence ATGGATCAGCGATTTGAGACGCTCGGAAACGAAGACGTCCTGTCTACCAGTGGCAGCAATCTGATGTTTCAATGCACGTTCAAAGTCAGTGAACTCATGGACTTGCTGCAAACGAAATTAGAAGAAGAAAGTCTATTTACCGAGGGCTTAGAATGTGAAGTATTAAGTCCAGGCAAATACTGGCAACGGGGAAAAGTTCAACTGCGTCTTGAATTTTGTCCAGAAGAGAGTAACCCTGTTCAAAATCATCTCAGCGGCTTTACCGAACCTTCCACCATCAAGCATGAATAA
- a CDS encoding KGK domain-containing protein, with amino-acid sequence MDETWIMLNSEEDIISQQFNSGNQLEDWAMNFTGLEILNYLREQMSGDEEAFIDGFECRVLQPGKKWQTGKIRIKINVEFCPDDPSEPDSPLDDIRKMDR; translated from the coding sequence GTGGATGAAACCTGGATAATGTTAAATTCAGAAGAGGATATAATTTCTCAACAATTCAATTCCGGAAATCAACTTGAGGATTGGGCCATGAATTTTACGGGTCTCGAAATCCTTAATTACCTGCGAGAGCAAATGAGTGGCGACGAGGAAGCTTTTATTGATGGGTTTGAGTGTAGAGTCCTCCAACCGGGGAAAAAATGGCAGACTGGCAAAATTAGAATTAAAATTAATGTCGAATTTTGCCCGGATGACCCCAGCGAACCCGATTCACCCCTGGATGACATTCGGAAAATGGACCGTTAG